In one Nicotiana sylvestris chromosome 8, ASM39365v2, whole genome shotgun sequence genomic region, the following are encoded:
- the LOC104230695 gene encoding inositol oxygenase 2 produces the protein MTILIEQPEFGLQVEEKQIPYDTNELILDGGFVVPKQLSCDGGFEVPEINSFGQSFRDYNAESERQKTVEEFYRVQHINQTYDYVKKMREKYGKLDKVEMSIWECCELLNDVVDDSDPDLDEPQIEHLLQTAEAIRKDYPNDDWLHLTALIHDLGKVLLLPSFGDLPQWAVVGDTFPLGCAFDESIVHHKYFKENPDTKNPLFNTKNGVYKEGCGLDNVVMSWGHDDYMYLVAKENGTTLPSAALFVIRYHSFYALHRAGVYTHLMNEEDRENMKWLKIFNKYDLYSKSKVRIDVEKVKPYYISLIEKYFPAKLRW, from the exons ATGACTATCCTCATTGAGCAGCCTGAGTTTG GTTTGCAAGTAGAGGAGAAACAAATCCCATACGATACCAATGAGCTTATTTTGGATGGTGGATTTGTGGTACCAAAGCAATTGTCTTGTGACGGTGGATTTGAAGTGCCAGAAATCAAttcatttggccaatcatttag GGATTATAATGCAGAAAGTGAGAGACAGAAGACAGTGGAAGAGTTCTATAGAGTTCAACACATCAACCAAACATATGACTAC GTTAAGAAAATGAGGGAAAAATATGGGAAGTTGGACAAAGTGGAAATGAGCATTTGGGAATGCTGTGAGCTATTGAATGATGTGGTGGATGACAGTGACCCTGATTTGGATGAACCCCAAATTGAGCACTTATTGCAGACTGCTGAGGCTATTAGAAAAGACTATCCAAATGATGATTGGCTTCATTTGACTGCCCTCATTCATG ATCTTGGAAAAGTACTACTTCTTCCTAGCTTTGGAGACCTACCTCaatgggctgttgttggagatacGTTCCCATTAGGTTGTGCTTTTGATGAATCAATTGTTCACCACAAG TACTTTAAGGAAAATCCAGACACCAAAAACCCTCTTTTCAACACAAAAAATGGTGTATACAAAGAAGGCTGTGGACTTGACAACGTTGTTATGTCATGGGGACATGATGATTATATGTATTTGGTCGCCAAGGAAAATGGAACTACTCTTCCTTCTGCTGCTTTGTTTGTCATTCGTTACCACTCTTTCTATG CGTTACATAGAGCAGGAGTATACACCCACTTGATGAATGAGGAAGATAGAGAGAACATGAAGTGGCTTAAGATTTTCAA CAAATACGACTTGTACAGCAAGAGCAAAGTTAGAATTGATGTAGAAAAGGTCAAGCCATACTACATCTCCCTCATTGAAAAG TATTTTCCAGCAAAGCTCAGATGGTGA